The Desulfovibrio sp. Huiquan2017 genome includes a window with the following:
- a CDS encoding transporter — protein sequence MKKSVLVFVVCAWLMLVGGLHQVYAESAAKDGIESGQKAVAKSSNKGPKCIGLVNMSNGMVLPKGKIVTNVKYRYVHKDSLYNGSTKKNGDYGGKYDRLNQSLQFTAKAGLFEDFEARVMVPYWDKQVKRKPGNLSKPWDTDNVSGLGDVVVMGRYALMTQRSGDWLNLAFGAGLKLPTGDADHKNGLPYSKTHEYIGPAGQLGTGSWDPKFELGATKFFGRSRVDAHMMYTVTGEGSHNSRMGNQFKYDLGYGYALNKYFDVELELNGVDQQRHWYDGSPDNASGGHTIYITPGVHWKISENSNLSVGVPLVVFRDLNGYSGSPEKNSRYGLGEDYQIVTRLGFTF from the coding sequence TTGAAAAAGAGTGTGTTGGTGTTTGTTGTCTGTGCTTGGCTGATGTTGGTCGGGGGGCTGCATCAGGTATATGCGGAGTCCGCTGCAAAAGATGGTATTGAATCAGGACAGAAGGCGGTCGCAAAATCTTCCAACAAAGGACCAAAGTGTATAGGCCTGGTGAACATGTCCAACGGCATGGTGCTTCCCAAGGGGAAGATCGTGACCAACGTCAAGTACCGCTATGTACATAAGGATTCGCTGTATAACGGCAGCACGAAAAAGAACGGTGATTACGGCGGCAAGTACGACCGTCTGAATCAATCTTTGCAGTTTACGGCCAAGGCCGGTCTTTTCGAAGATTTCGAAGCGCGCGTCATGGTTCCGTATTGGGATAAACAGGTCAAACGCAAGCCGGGCAACCTTTCGAAACCGTGGGATACGGATAATGTCTCCGGCCTGGGGGACGTGGTGGTCATGGGACGGTACGCACTGATGACCCAACGGAGCGGGGATTGGTTGAATCTCGCCTTTGGCGCGGGCCTCAAGCTGCCCACCGGCGATGCCGACCATAAGAACGGTTTGCCTTACTCCAAGACCCACGAATATATCGGCCCAGCCGGACAGCTCGGAACCGGATCTTGGGACCCTAAATTCGAGTTGGGAGCCACCAAGTTTTTTGGCCGGTCCCGGGTGGATGCGCATATGATGTATACCGTCACGGGCGAGGGCTCCCATAATTCCCGTATGGGCAACCAGTTCAAATATGACCTGGGATACGGATACGCCCTGAACAAGTACTTCGATGTGGAGCTGGAACTCAACGGAGTGGACCAGCAGCGCCATTGGTATGACGGCTCGCCCGACAATGCCTCGGGGGGCCACACCATTTACATCACGCCCGGCGTGCATTGGAAGATATCCGAAAACAGCAATTTGTCCGTGGGAGTGCCCTTGGTCGTTTTCCGGGACCTCAACGGGTATTCCGGCAGTCCCGAGAAGAACAGTCGCTATGGGCTTGGTGAGGATTATCAGATCGTCACCCGTCTCGGGTTCACTTTCTGA
- a CDS encoding amidohydrolase, with amino-acid sequence MSISNLAEQYDSYIIEKRRYYHQHPELSWKEDKTSDAIQSDLEALGIETKRFSGKTGVLGEIRGSKPGKTVMLRADIDALPIEEHADVPFRSQNPGVMHACGHDCHIAMLLGAAKILSDIRQDLCGTVKLLFQAAEETCHGAEYYVKEGLLDGVDAIMGMHIWGTLDAPKINVEAGRRMASCDNFKITVRGKACHGSAPHMGTDAITAAAAVINNLQTFVSRRNNPLNPLVISIGTIHGGNVFNIIADKVEMEGTIRTFSRELRKDIESIMRDMIENTAKGYGAEASLEYWQFPGPVINEHDDLNRIAKNAVVKLYGEESLAPLEMMTGSEDFAYFMEKIPGIYAFIGAINPEIGAVYGNHSDKFKIDECALHRGSAFYAQFAKDYLQDD; translated from the coding sequence ATGTCAATTAGCAATCTGGCCGAACAGTATGACTCTTATATTATTGAAAAAAGAAGATATTACCATCAACACCCGGAATTGAGTTGGAAGGAGGATAAAACCTCGGACGCCATTCAGTCCGACCTGGAGGCCCTGGGCATCGAAACCAAAAGGTTCAGCGGTAAAACGGGTGTTCTCGGTGAGATCCGGGGAAGCAAACCGGGAAAAACAGTCATGCTGCGAGCGGATATCGACGCACTGCCTATTGAAGAACATGCGGATGTGCCCTTCCGCTCACAAAATCCGGGCGTGATGCACGCGTGTGGTCATGACTGCCATATCGCCATGCTGCTCGGCGCGGCGAAAATTCTTTCGGACATCCGTCAGGACCTGTGCGGAACCGTGAAACTGCTTTTCCAGGCTGCGGAAGAAACCTGCCACGGTGCGGAATATTATGTGAAAGAAGGCCTGCTCGACGGAGTGGATGCCATCATGGGAATGCACATCTGGGGAACGTTGGATGCGCCGAAGATCAATGTAGAGGCAGGCCGCCGCATGGCTTCCTGCGATAATTTCAAAATCACGGTACGGGGCAAAGCCTGTCATGGCTCCGCCCCCCATATGGGAACGGATGCGATTACCGCCGCCGCCGCTGTAATCAACAACCTGCAGACGTTTGTCAGCCGCCGCAACAACCCGCTTAATCCTCTGGTCATCAGCATTGGGACCATCCACGGCGGCAATGTCTTTAATATCATTGCCGACAAGGTCGAAATGGAAGGAACTATCCGGACATTCTCCAGAGAGCTTCGGAAGGACATCGAAAGCATTATGCGGGATATGATCGAAAACACGGCGAAGGGCTACGGAGCCGAGGCCAGTCTGGAATACTGGCAGTTTCCTGGTCCCGTCATCAACGAACACGACGATCTGAACCGCATAGCCAAGAACGCCGTCGTGAAGCTCTACGGAGAAGAGAGTCTGGCTCCTTTGGAGATGATGACCGGTTCGGAGGACTTCGCGTACTTCATGGAAAAGATACCGGGCATCTATGCGTTTATCGGCGCAATCAACCCTGAAATTGGCGCAGTTTACGGCAACCACAGCGATAAATTCAAGATAGATGAATGCGCGCTGCACCGTGGCTCTGCGTTTTACGCACAGTTTGCGAAGGATTACCTGCAGGACGACTGA
- a CDS encoding AAA family ATPase, producing MRSKLQLFEKIKTGVHPTMTGYIVLTGGPGSGKSTVLEALRQFGYKCSEEKGREIIQQELKRSGHALPWQDKLAFRDKMLNAELRAYKSFQHRAGLTFFDRGLIDIYGYSLLEGIEITDALLACCSSHRYHSVFIFPPWRGIYTNDAERKQDFAEAQRTYESMQKAYHHFGYTLTQVPFSPVAERVQFILRKLGKKQL from the coding sequence TTGCGTTCGAAGCTCCAACTATTTGAAAAAATCAAAACAGGAGTTCATCCAACGATGACAGGATATATTGTACTTACCGGAGGTCCCGGCTCTGGAAAAAGCACTGTTCTCGAGGCATTGCGACAATTCGGTTATAAGTGCTCGGAAGAAAAAGGCCGAGAAATCATACAACAAGAACTCAAACGGTCGGGGCATGCCCTGCCCTGGCAAGACAAACTGGCATTCCGGGACAAAATGTTGAATGCGGAACTCCGGGCTTATAAATCCTTTCAACACCGCGCTGGACTTACTTTTTTCGATCGGGGACTCATAGACATTTATGGGTATTCGCTTCTCGAAGGCATCGAAATCACCGACGCGCTACTCGCTTGTTGTTCCTCACATCGCTACCATAGCGTGTTCATTTTCCCACCATGGAGGGGAATTTATACAAACGACGCAGAACGCAAACAGGACTTTGCCGAAGCGCAACGAACATACGAATCCATGCAGAAGGCTTATCACCATTTCGGGTATACTTTGACTCAGGTTCCATTCTCCCCCGTTGCGGAAAGAGTCCAGTTCATTTTGCGTAAATTAGGCAAAAAACAACTATAA
- a CDS encoding SDR family oxidoreductase, with protein MSNQLRNKKILFVGGSAGLGLAVATMAHGCGAQIVIASRAAAEKHEELVAKVGPEIETFSLDVTSETGFDHVLQEIKEIDHLVMTTRPTITPASFVETDLEQARKAFETRFWGQCRLIQKVQGRIRPGGSILLTTGIAGEKVYENNSIMAVLNSATETLCRTLAVEMAPIRVNAVSPGFIAPKPQEVEHYASQFPSGRVASAAEVAEAYIYLMTNQYVTGTTLVVDGGARLI; from the coding sequence ATGTCAAACCAATTGAGAAATAAAAAAATACTTTTTGTGGGGGGAAGTGCGGGCCTTGGACTTGCCGTTGCCACGATGGCGCATGGGTGCGGAGCTCAAATTGTCATCGCCTCCAGGGCTGCAGCCGAAAAGCATGAAGAGCTGGTGGCTAAGGTTGGTCCTGAAATAGAGACCTTTTCGTTGGATGTGACCTCGGAAACTGGCTTTGATCATGTATTGCAAGAGATCAAAGAAATTGACCATCTTGTTATGACCACCCGACCGACAATCACCCCGGCGTCCTTTGTTGAAACCGACTTGGAGCAAGCTCGAAAAGCATTTGAAACGAGGTTTTGGGGCCAATGTCGACTTATTCAGAAGGTGCAAGGTCGTATTCGCCCAGGTGGGTCCATTCTTCTTACGACCGGTATTGCCGGCGAAAAGGTGTATGAAAATAATTCAATCATGGCCGTGCTAAATAGTGCTACAGAAACCCTCTGTAGAACCTTGGCCGTAGAGATGGCTCCAATTCGGGTTAATGCCGTTAGCCCGGGATTCATTGCGCCAAAACCTCAGGAGGTGGAACACTATGCCAGCCAGTTCCCTTCTGGGAGGGTTGCGTCGGCTGCCGAAGTGGCTGAAGCCTATATCTATTTGATGACGAATCAATATGTCACGGGTACCACCTTGGTGGTTGATGGTGGTGCAAGGTTGATCTAA
- a CDS encoding AAA domain-containing protein, translating to MLHQLKTSDRSANLRSLSSSLRRQTDAPDYLVLQHLRKFMENGELECIGGIWKSASTTPASSSTFLPFVSQDTHEAIWSGKVRPCPEEEEDREGEPHASQGKWEKFRNLLRYYIQCVRNEEGADAHAYLNHLNDSFIFLRRSGFWQPRPGVRWQATIPLGTHLSNFIAQLPGVGDDSTVVLGYPLNASFKQGENGINVSVLRPVFLYPLQVEVVVQGLRLTIEDPFPEINLGWLEYAFSRKAGRQRNFLSACGFMRTRMPEDGNIEREKGEAAPNLDVLTSALSSFLPDKIRERLDLSDIPDMPLEEPFANGIYNRAVVMSAKRTRYSRRLLQELSIISNAPDEVLDSTALASIFTERTLPVAIPDENNSVEGVVTDVFPFNASQRQAVASLLQRDISVITGPPGTGKSQVVAGTAVNARFRGQSVLIASRNHKAIDAVVQRLVDPSGCPMVVRANSKEDPSLRYTFVSAIRDMLTAQPDYAARETAGQVLEDLSARLKERGCEADTAAKILRISTTLGAIESRLSYLHRELPKELPEYLDPKPHSFPAADVRDAAESKRFSNTGQKNSQISSWPGCRILFLYLRLRRRIKHIPGMPVLPFWPGIHGQNLLGEALGMLIKAAEYAELRSRAREMEIHATELPTLEEITERITRIDQRMADILPGLLTLDIKRRMGLRDEDTRAKLAGLRAALKSINTGLADGRLDGQAVREISSLGKEVLNASPIWAVTSLSVGSRLPFCPGLFDLALLDEASQSDIPSAIPILFRAKRVGVIGDPLQLTHTSRLSPAKDTLMRKNLNFERVEDQRFAYTESSLYDLCAGTTGVVPIFLDTTYRSAGDIAEYSSSLFYNGRLRVGTNSAKLNPPPGVSSGIHWTEIQGQVESAGGSGCHCPAEVKEIVRQVETLLGDGRYRGTLGIVTPFRQQANRIQDALYESGVNYQALQDAQMHIDTAHGFQGDERDVILFSLCGGPDMPRGSRYFLRETGNLFNVAVSRARAVLHVVGNRQWAARCGIPHIERLARPEEYRPPTPNKSPWYPHESPYEELLYTALVNAGLAPKPQYPVRYRRLDMALVRQGSPELKLDIEVDGDCHRNSDGSRKRDDLWRDIELKGMGWKVVRFWTYQLREDLPGCVTKIMKMWEQA from the coding sequence ATGCTTCATCAGCTGAAGACCTCCGACCGATCGGCGAACCTAAGAAGCCTGTCCTCTTCTCTCCGCAGGCAGACTGACGCTCCAGACTACCTCGTATTGCAGCATCTCAGAAAGTTTATGGAAAACGGGGAACTCGAGTGTATAGGCGGGATATGGAAATCGGCCAGCACTACCCCAGCGAGCTCTTCAACGTTTTTGCCTTTCGTCTCCCAAGATACACACGAGGCCATCTGGTCGGGAAAAGTCCGGCCTTGTCCTGAGGAAGAAGAGGACCGAGAGGGGGAGCCCCACGCAAGCCAGGGGAAATGGGAAAAATTCCGCAATCTGCTCAGATACTACATCCAGTGTGTCCGTAATGAGGAAGGAGCGGACGCCCATGCCTATCTCAACCATCTTAACGACAGCTTTATTTTCTTGCGAAGAAGCGGTTTTTGGCAGCCTCGCCCCGGAGTGCGCTGGCAAGCTACCATCCCACTAGGAACACATCTCTCTAACTTCATAGCCCAACTCCCTGGTGTTGGGGATGATTCCACTGTGGTTCTGGGTTACCCGCTTAACGCGTCTTTCAAGCAAGGCGAGAACGGGATTAATGTCAGCGTACTACGCCCTGTTTTCCTCTATCCTCTCCAGGTAGAAGTTGTTGTACAGGGGCTGCGTTTAACAATTGAGGACCCCTTTCCGGAGATCAACCTAGGTTGGTTGGAATATGCATTTTCCCGTAAGGCGGGCCGGCAGCGCAATTTCCTCTCCGCATGTGGATTCATGCGCACAAGGATGCCAGAGGATGGCAATATAGAACGAGAAAAGGGTGAGGCGGCCCCAAATCTGGATGTGTTGACTTCTGCCCTATCCTCATTTCTTCCTGATAAAATTCGAGAGCGACTCGACTTAAGCGACATCCCGGACATGCCGCTCGAAGAACCCTTTGCAAACGGTATCTACAATCGAGCCGTCGTCATGTCGGCGAAACGCACGCGCTACAGCCGACGCTTGTTGCAGGAACTTTCGATTATATCCAACGCCCCGGACGAGGTGTTAGACAGCACAGCTTTGGCTTCGATCTTTACGGAACGCACACTTCCCGTTGCGATACCGGACGAAAACAACTCGGTGGAAGGCGTGGTGACCGACGTTTTCCCTTTCAATGCTTCTCAACGCCAGGCAGTAGCCTCATTATTACAACGGGATATTTCCGTGATCACCGGCCCCCCGGGAACCGGCAAGAGTCAAGTGGTGGCAGGGACAGCCGTCAATGCCCGTTTTAGAGGCCAATCTGTACTCATAGCCAGCCGGAACCATAAGGCCATTGATGCCGTCGTTCAACGATTGGTCGATCCCTCAGGATGCCCCATGGTGGTCCGCGCCAACTCCAAAGAGGATCCCAGTCTACGCTATACCTTCGTTTCGGCCATACGAGATATGCTGACGGCCCAGCCGGACTACGCTGCACGGGAAACCGCTGGACAAGTTCTCGAAGACTTGTCGGCCCGATTGAAGGAACGCGGCTGCGAAGCTGATACCGCAGCTAAAATACTACGAATTTCAACAACGCTCGGCGCAATCGAGAGCCGACTTTCCTATCTGCACAGAGAATTGCCCAAGGAACTGCCCGAATACTTGGACCCAAAACCGCACAGCTTTCCGGCTGCGGATGTCCGGGATGCAGCGGAATCGAAACGATTCAGCAACACCGGACAAAAGAACTCACAAATTTCGTCTTGGCCGGGATGCCGTATCCTTTTCCTGTACCTTCGGCTACGCAGACGTATCAAGCATATCCCCGGGATGCCTGTCCTTCCCTTTTGGCCAGGTATCCACGGTCAGAATCTGTTGGGTGAGGCCTTGGGGATGCTCATAAAAGCAGCAGAATATGCCGAACTCCGCTCAAGAGCCCGCGAAATGGAAATCCATGCGACGGAACTGCCAACACTGGAAGAAATTACCGAAAGAATAACTCGTATCGATCAGCGCATGGCGGACATTTTGCCGGGACTTCTCACTTTGGACATAAAACGGCGCATGGGGCTTAGAGACGAGGATACGAGAGCCAAACTGGCCGGCCTGCGTGCGGCATTGAAAAGTATCAACACGGGTCTCGCGGACGGTCGGCTGGATGGACAAGCCGTGCGTGAAATCAGTTCGCTCGGCAAAGAAGTCCTTAACGCCAGCCCGATTTGGGCCGTGACCAGCTTATCTGTCGGTTCGCGGCTTCCGTTTTGTCCGGGACTATTTGACCTGGCGCTGTTGGATGAAGCAAGCCAGTCCGATATTCCTTCAGCCATTCCCATCCTGTTTCGGGCGAAACGAGTAGGGGTCATCGGTGACCCACTTCAACTCACGCACACCAGTCGGCTCAGTCCGGCCAAAGATACATTAATGCGGAAAAATCTCAACTTTGAACGAGTAGAAGACCAACGATTCGCGTATACAGAAAGCTCATTGTATGACCTATGTGCCGGAACGACAGGGGTTGTGCCTATTTTCCTGGACACGACATACCGCAGTGCTGGCGATATCGCCGAGTATTCAAGCTCACTCTTTTATAACGGCAGGCTTCGGGTAGGAACAAACAGCGCAAAGCTCAATCCTCCGCCGGGCGTATCTTCAGGTATTCACTGGACCGAGATTCAAGGCCAAGTCGAGAGCGCGGGGGGAAGTGGCTGTCATTGTCCAGCAGAGGTGAAGGAAATTGTGCGCCAAGTTGAGACATTGCTGGGAGACGGTCGATATCGGGGAACATTAGGTATCGTGACTCCCTTTCGCCAACAGGCCAACCGAATTCAAGACGCCCTCTATGAATCCGGGGTGAACTACCAGGCGTTACAAGACGCTCAGATGCATATCGATACCGCCCATGGTTTTCAGGGAGACGAACGGGACGTAATCCTTTTCAGTCTGTGCGGAGGGCCGGACATGCCGCGGGGCTCGCGCTACTTCCTGCGGGAGACCGGCAACCTTTTTAATGTCGCCGTGAGCCGCGCCCGCGCCGTCCTTCATGTGGTTGGCAACCGCCAATGGGCAGCCCGGTGCGGTATCCCCCATATAGAACGTTTGGCCCGCCCGGAGGAATATCGCCCACCAACTCCCAATAAAAGTCCTTGGTACCCTCATGAATCTCCGTATGAGGAGCTTCTGTATACGGCTTTGGTGAATGCCGGGTTGGCCCCCAAGCCCCAGTATCCAGTACGCTACAGACGCCTCGATATGGCCCTTGTGCGACAGGGAAGTCCTGAGCTTAAACTGGACATTGAAGTAGACGGAGACTGTCACCGAAATTCTGATGGATCCCGCAAGCGGGATGACCTGTGGCGCGACATTGAACTGAAAGGCATGGGATGGAAAGTGGTCCGCTTCTGGACGTATCAGCTCCGCGAGGATCTGCCTGGATGTGTGACAAAAATTATGAAAATGTGGGAGCAGGCATGA
- a CDS encoding AAA family ATPase has protein sequence MHASLFIPASLWLLCAALVVTVLLCFFFMHFFWRKRQRAFLRDGEDVVELAARKVQTEADVKALQDWIAQQKDELLRLTGEREEQERIRNELTDLEQRCLAKDQENEALRQEVGELENRKHMAAQTLEQLQKHIGDIESNRSQAEALKRDIKEMENRLEESRGILAKVPEAEIRLNVLNREKTSLEARIQGLKQDAATGNATLAKIKEELQSAEGELDTLNESRKERAQLNVLVDSLRSEQNALERDVSRLETSIESLGEKSQKLTEMVDDGTSACEDLGRQLAVKREELDRTQEAIQKLEIRKDRLESEVEGLAGADTGADSEGDDRRYADLLVRKANCLHQNEFDEPSRETDEYTALRAFKEDLQRRKLYFPSRVIDAFHTSLKCQKINPLTVLAGVSGTGKTLLPMKYAEFMGLHSLVIPVQPRWDSPQDLFGFYNYLEKEYKATELSRALVRMDPYNYRDGKTDDGYIWPRKRLLMVLLDEMNLARTEYYFSEFLSKLELRRQVDNSNEPAQRDKAEVELDTGPGRQQSLRIWVPENVLFVGTMNEDETTQTLSDKVLDRSNVLRFGKPDERQQSGNEGQQSNQHHPFLTYKQWTDWQRESRPNDSWYDEATGWIRSINNGLERVGRPFGFRVEDAILLYLANYPGVDHEDRYKLAFADQIEQKIIPKLRGLEMDDLTIGCLGTVESVIAGLGDEALSRTFNTAKDESKNLGMFTWRGVTRTLDDKE, from the coding sequence ATGCATGCTTCCCTTTTCATTCCCGCCAGTCTCTGGTTGCTGTGCGCCGCCCTGGTTGTGACTGTGTTACTCTGTTTTTTCTTTATGCATTTCTTTTGGCGCAAAAGGCAGCGGGCCTTTCTTCGGGACGGAGAAGATGTTGTCGAGTTAGCTGCGCGAAAGGTACAGACCGAAGCCGATGTTAAAGCCTTACAGGACTGGATCGCACAACAAAAAGACGAGTTGCTGCGTTTAACCGGGGAACGGGAGGAACAGGAGCGTATCCGCAACGAGCTCACGGATCTGGAACAACGATGTTTGGCCAAGGATCAGGAAAACGAGGCCTTGCGCCAAGAAGTGGGCGAATTGGAGAACCGGAAACATATGGCCGCTCAAACATTGGAGCAGCTTCAAAAACACATCGGAGATATCGAAAGCAATCGAAGTCAGGCCGAAGCATTGAAGCGCGACATCAAAGAGATGGAAAATCGTCTGGAGGAATCCCGAGGCATTTTGGCCAAAGTACCGGAAGCAGAGATCCGTCTAAATGTTTTGAACAGGGAAAAGACCTCCTTGGAGGCACGTATTCAGGGCCTGAAACAGGACGCTGCCACAGGGAATGCGACTTTGGCCAAGATTAAGGAGGAGCTACAGAGCGCCGAAGGCGAGCTTGATACATTGAACGAAAGCCGTAAGGAACGCGCTCAACTGAATGTACTCGTAGACTCGCTACGTTCCGAACAGAACGCGCTGGAAAGGGACGTAAGTAGGCTTGAGACTTCGATCGAATCGTTGGGTGAGAAATCCCAAAAGTTGACAGAAATGGTCGATGACGGAACGTCGGCCTGTGAGGATCTGGGAAGACAGCTTGCCGTAAAAAGAGAAGAACTCGATCGGACCCAGGAGGCTATCCAAAAGCTTGAAATCAGAAAAGACCGTTTGGAATCGGAGGTTGAGGGACTGGCTGGAGCCGACACGGGGGCTGACAGCGAGGGAGATGACAGGCGGTATGCCGACCTCCTTGTGCGTAAAGCCAATTGCCTACACCAGAATGAATTTGACGAACCGTCGCGTGAGACTGATGAATACACAGCTCTCCGAGCATTCAAAGAAGATCTGCAGCGGCGTAAACTGTACTTTCCTTCCCGGGTCATCGACGCGTTCCACACCTCACTCAAATGTCAAAAGATCAATCCGCTCACCGTGCTTGCCGGAGTTTCAGGCACGGGTAAGACGTTGCTCCCCATGAAATACGCTGAATTCATGGGACTGCATTCGCTCGTGATTCCAGTGCAACCCAGGTGGGACTCTCCTCAAGACCTCTTTGGATTCTATAACTATTTGGAAAAAGAGTATAAAGCCACGGAGCTTTCCCGAGCTTTGGTGCGCATGGATCCATACAACTACCGGGACGGGAAGACTGACGATGGTTACATTTGGCCCAGAAAACGATTGCTCATGGTGTTGCTTGACGAAATGAATCTGGCCCGTACTGAATATTATTTCAGCGAGTTCCTATCAAAATTGGAACTGCGTCGCCAAGTGGACAACTCAAACGAACCGGCGCAACGGGACAAGGCGGAAGTTGAATTGGATACCGGACCGGGGCGGCAGCAGAGCCTTCGGATTTGGGTACCGGAGAACGTTCTTTTCGTGGGAACGATGAATGAGGACGAAACAACACAGACACTGTCGGACAAGGTTCTTGATCGATCCAATGTCCTCCGATTCGGGAAACCCGACGAACGGCAACAGTCGGGAAATGAGGGACAGCAATCAAATCAACATCATCCGTTTCTCACCTATAAGCAATGGACTGACTGGCAAAGAGAAAGCCGTCCCAACGACTCCTGGTATGATGAAGCCACCGGCTGGATTCGCTCCATCAATAATGGGTTGGAGCGGGTAGGCCGTCCGTTTGGTTTCCGCGTGGAAGATGCCATTCTTCTGTACTTGGCAAACTATCCTGGCGTCGACCATGAGGACCGATACAAGTTGGCCTTTGCCGACCAGATTGAACAGAAGATCATCCCCAAATTGCGAGGGTTAGAGATGGACGACCTCACAATCGGATGCCTTGGAACCGTGGAATCCGTTATCGCCGGCTTGGGGGACGAGGCCCTTTCCCGGACATTCAATACGGCCAAAGACGAAAGCAAGAATCTAGGGATGTTCACTTGGCGTGGCGTGACAAGAACCCTGGATGATAAGGAGTAA
- a CDS encoding DUF2357 domain-containing protein, with amino-acid sequence MEDASILLNKRYEKFLPFGPAYVSTFGRCQIYQAPHGVIAEKNGGTIFSQKSGQKITIATGSSCEEIALQTEGAVSSLSEHAGKRTESVLYRTVLAWSNFFDECILKSLDTSRSNKLPWTNLLGILKETDANDTEPRMALIVRIAERLNKQLPLIVQAARRILVRERTMVPAPRVAETDTACLRWYVRQPGTTSAQKAAANHHRLLAVTRRESRDTLENMVLKDFLKRSGTECRRYLNFDCTEQQRTHSVRGRYVNAFGHMCRMLACHPQLEQISPPPPAVRPNYVLQNDSRYKQIWEFYLRLLRREDAEDRLWDWQARTWADIARMLVNVTLISLLENMDGTRHFEIKEILKSALSVLPEQRLGARVEPGCEPGPFLVIPNHSDNSGTILEIVHPSLAGKHHTTKTLGRLGGHLYLVFTSLDGKRQTVVVIWAVHTAGGSPETRPAWPDIANSASRALNRHRVLLEERTSDFPSLHAFVLASDLEAEESEIYSATEGNVHLVRIPTDQKYWHSAVQYIALVVEEILELVI; translated from the coding sequence ATGGAAGACGCATCAATTCTTTTGAACAAAAGGTATGAAAAATTCCTTCCTTTTGGCCCAGCCTATGTGTCCACATTCGGTCGCTGCCAAATCTATCAGGCTCCGCATGGCGTCATTGCAGAAAAGAACGGCGGAACTATTTTTTCTCAGAAAAGCGGCCAGAAGATAACCATCGCCACAGGCTCCTCCTGCGAGGAGATCGCATTGCAAACAGAAGGTGCTGTATCCAGCCTTTCGGAACATGCCGGGAAGCGGACCGAAAGCGTACTTTACCGAACCGTTCTGGCTTGGTCGAACTTCTTCGATGAATGTATTTTAAAATCTTTGGACACCAGCCGCAGCAACAAACTTCCTTGGACGAACCTTTTAGGAATTTTAAAAGAAACCGATGCAAATGACACTGAACCCCGTATGGCGCTCATTGTCCGCATTGCCGAACGATTGAATAAACAATTGCCTTTGATCGTGCAGGCGGCCAGGCGTATCTTGGTACGGGAACGCACCATGGTCCCGGCGCCACGGGTGGCTGAAACGGATACCGCTTGTCTTCGATGGTATGTCCGCCAACCCGGCACCACGTCAGCCCAAAAGGCGGCTGCCAATCACCATCGTCTTTTGGCCGTAACGCGTCGAGAATCCCGGGACACTCTGGAAAATATGGTGCTCAAGGATTTTTTAAAGCGAAGCGGCACCGAATGTCGACGCTACCTTAATTTTGACTGTACCGAGCAGCAGCGAACCCATTCCGTGCGTGGCCGCTACGTGAACGCTTTCGGGCACATGTGTAGGATGCTTGCTTGTCATCCCCAACTGGAACAAATATCGCCTCCTCCGCCGGCCGTTCGTCCCAATTATGTGCTCCAAAATGATTCCCGCTATAAGCAGATTTGGGAATTTTACCTCAGACTCCTGCGCCGCGAGGATGCGGAAGACCGCCTTTGGGACTGGCAGGCCAGAACCTGGGCTGATATCGCACGTATGCTCGTTAATGTAACCTTGATCTCGCTTCTCGAGAATATGGATGGCACCCGGCATTTCGAAATAAAGGAAATTTTGAAGTCTGCATTGTCCGTTCTCCCCGAACAGCGGCTAGGCGCTCGTGTCGAACCCGGCTGCGAGCCCGGTCCTTTTTTGGTTATACCGAATCATAGCGACAACTCCGGGACGATATTGGAAATTGTTCACCCCTCACTGGCCGGAAAACACCACACCACCAAAACTCTGGGGCGTCTGGGAGGCCATCTTTATCTGGTCTTTACCTCTCTGGACGGAAAGCGACAAACGGTTGTCGTGATTTGGGCGGTTCACACGGCGGGCGGGTCACCCGAAACAAGGCCGGCATGGCCCGATATCGCTAATTCCGCATCCCGCGCCTTAAACCGCCATCGGGTTCTTCTCGAAGAAAGAACAAGCGACTTCCCGTCACTGCACGCGTTTGTTCTTGCCAGCGATCTGGAGGCCGAAGAATCCGAAATCTATTCTGCGACAGAGGGGAATGTGCATCTGGTTAGGATTCCGACCGATCAGAAATATTGGCACTCCGCCGTACAGTATATCGCCTTGGTTGTCGAAGAGATCTTGGAGCTGGTGATATGA